From one Amaranthus tricolor cultivar Red isolate AtriRed21 chromosome 17, ASM2621246v1, whole genome shotgun sequence genomic stretch:
- the LOC130803708 gene encoding uncharacterized protein LOC130803708: MKKLTIRKKAIDSKKKQCELSTEVGNVRVDDVLIESSELVLVNVDGNADEVEDSSSDDDYTYDEEIRLILDKEVDEQNNTDIIAMKMLYGDASEEYSRVWDYAEAIRTFNPGSTAIVKCIGIDTPPPLFQRMYICLTACKEGFVAGCRPIIGVDGAHLKGKFPGVLLTAVGKDANNNIFPIAWAVVETENVETWIWFLNLLVEDLRSVTASSSWVQAEGEAFTFMSDRQKGLVEALNSVVPECEIRFCCRHIWANFKIKFPGELFKQHFWSAARAYNKNHFDREMNVIKNISIDAYAYLAAIPAKHWARHAFCSRSKSGMLLNNICEAFNNVLVEARAKPIISLMEWIRRYVMQRSAAKREGLSNFQGELMPAITKIIEKNAKEIYGLRVIPVDVYEFEVDDIEDCYVENLANRTCHCGSWDLIGIPCKHAVACIVLRKLDAKDFVHEAYLVETYRKTYSLKFYGMPGHKMWPTTTLAKPLPPPYRKMPGRPNKRKRKKEVGEGKGGKKAACAIKEFKQRRCGNCGEVGHYKKGCKNQPKPPPTKTKSKGGRPKMGSSSTQQSTANDVPSSSGQQQTQLNASTSCVMDQNSQI; encoded by the exons atgaagaaattgacaATCCGTAAAAAAGCCATTGATTCGAAAAAGAAGCAGTGTGAGTTGTCAACTGAGGTGGGTAATGTAAGGGTAGATGATGTCTTGATTGAAAGTTCTGAGTTGGTTTTAGTAAATGTAGATGGTAATGCTGATGAGGTTGAGGATAGtagtagtgatgatgattatacat aTGATGAGGAAATTAGGTTGATAttagataaggaggttgatgaGCAAAACAACACAGACAT aattgcaaTGAAAATGCTATAtggtgatgctagtgaagagtatagcAGGGTTTGGGATTATGCGGAAGCAATAAGGACGTTTAATCCAGGAAGCACAGCAATCGttaaatgcattggaatagacaCACCCCCACCTTTGTTccaaaggatgtatatatgcTTGACAGCGTGTAAGGAGGGGTTTGTAGCTGGCTGTAGGCCTATTATAGGTGTTGATGGGGCACATCTGAAGGGAAAATTCCCTGGGGTTTTGTTGACTGCTGTTGGTAAAGATGCGAACAATAATATCTTTCCCATTGCATGGGCTGTGGTTGAAACTGAAAATGTAGAAACATGGATTTGGTTTCTAAATCTTCTGGTGGAAGACCTTAGGTCGGTAACTGCATCGAGTAGTTGGGTTCAAGCAGAAGGTGAAGCTTTCACCTTCatgagcgataggcaaaag GGTTTGGTTGAAGCTTTGAACTCAGTGGTTCCTGAATGTGAAATTAGGTTCTGCTGTAGACATATATGGGCGAACTTCAAGATCAAGTTCCCTGGAGAGTTGTTCAAACAACACTTTTGGAGTGCAGCCAGAGCCTACAACAAG AATCattttgatagagaaatgaatgtaataaagaatatttctattgACGCATATGCATATCTAGCTGCTATTCCTGCAAAACATTGGGCTAGGCATGCTTTTTGTAGTAGGAGTAAGTCTGGGATGTTATTGAACAATATTTGTGAGGCATTCAACAATGTGTTAGTAGAAGCAAGGGCGAAGCCTATAATTTCTCTAATGGAGTGGATTAGGAGATATGTAATGCAACGAAGCGCAGCCAAAAGGGAAGGGTTGAGTAACTTTCAAGGTGAGTTGATGCCAGCTATcactaaaattattgaaaaaaatgcaaaagaaatatatggtttaagggtaatcccagtggatgtgtatgagtttgaggtggatgatATTGAAGACTGTTACGTTGAAAACTTGGCCAATAGAACTTGCCATTGTGGAAGTTGGGACCTTATAGGGATTCCTTGCAAACATGCCGTTGCTTGTATTGTGCTTAGAAAATTAGATGCCAAAGACTTTGTCCACGAGGCGTATCTCGTAGAAACGTATCGAAAAACGTATAGTCTAAAGTTTTATGGTATGCCAGGACACAAAATGTGGCCAACAACCACTTTAGCCAAACCACTTCCTCCACCATATAgaaagatgcctggaaggcctaacaagaggaaaagaaagaaggaagttGGTGAAGGTAAAGGAGGAAAGAAGGCTGCATGTGCTATTAAAGAATTCAAGCAacggagatgtggtaattgCGGTGAAGTTGGTCACTACAAAAAGGGCTGCAAAAATCAACCTAAACCACCACCAACAAAGACCAAGTCAAAaggtggaaggcctaaaatgggaTCTTCTTCTACTCAACAATCTACAGCGAATGATGTGCCTAGCTCCAGTGGTCAACAACAAACGCAGTTAAATGCATCTACTTCATGTGTAATGGATCAAAATAGTCAAATATAG